Proteins encoded in a region of the Muribaculum gordoncarteri genome:
- a CDS encoding outer membrane beta-barrel protein, with protein sequence MGIRGYHTSSSSIEKSYNMWIPSPSIGIYYAPKRNLQFRINYDYIGDIPTIADLSETNQWIDTKLVYHGNSTLKPYKKHDLYITGVTNNKYLNLSLKLGYSYSPDRICNYFIDTENYVLETIVNLKHYSVLSSQLDFTIKPLGKNVWTIWSRVIGAKVHGRGENYKWDGYRFQWMMNSRINLKKWTFEIFYQYPGKIAEGQLIRPRAECWSIGALYRPIKDLSLGIDWFMPFGKSFNESERTVGSAIVQNFSQIRIKDRANMISVSLSWNFSFGKNQNRATPQFDNGDADSGLLKK encoded by the coding sequence ATGGGTATCAGGGGATACCACACTTCATCTTCATCCATAGAAAAATCCTATAATATGTGGATACCTTCTCCTTCAATTGGTATATATTATGCACCTAAACGGAATTTGCAATTTAGGATAAATTATGATTATATCGGAGATATTCCAACTATAGCTGATCTAAGTGAAACCAATCAATGGATTGACACCAAATTGGTTTACCATGGAAATAGCACTCTTAAACCTTATAAAAAACATGATTTATATATAACCGGAGTAACCAACAACAAATATTTAAATCTATCATTAAAATTAGGTTATAGTTATTCTCCTGACCGTATTTGCAACTACTTTATAGACACAGAGAATTATGTTTTAGAAACCATTGTAAATCTAAAGCATTATTCTGTATTATCTAGTCAATTAGACTTCACAATCAAGCCATTAGGTAAAAATGTATGGACAATATGGTCGCGAGTCATAGGGGCTAAAGTTCATGGTCGCGGAGAAAACTACAAGTGGGATGGTTATAGATTCCAATGGATGATGAATTCAAGAATTAACCTAAAAAAATGGACTTTCGAAATTTTCTATCAATATCCCGGAAAAATAGCCGAAGGACAATTAATAAGACCTAGAGCCGAGTGCTGGTCTATCGGAGCTCTTTATAGACCCATAAAAGATCTATCATTAGGAATTGATTGGTTTATGCCTTTTGGAAAATCGTTTAATGAAAGTGAGCGGACTGTTGGATCTGCAATTGTTCAGAACTTCTCTCAGATACGAATAAAGGATCGAGCCAACATGATTAGTGTTTCATTATCTTGGAATTTTTCATTCGGGAAAAACCAAAATAGGGCAACTCCTCAATTTGATAATGGTGATGCAGACTCTGGCTTATTAAAAAAATAA